In Nocardioides sp. zg-1228, a single window of DNA contains:
- the lepB gene encoding signal peptidase I: MTGGARPEAGPKAGRGKRKQLPLWQETILLLGVALVLAIVIKTFFVQAFYIPSESMEPGLILNDRILIQKVSYWGDGEPERGDVVVFKDPGGWLPPVDSAGPTNPVAKAMAKVGLYPTGGHLVKRVIGVAGDTIECCDDKGRLIVNGTPLDESAYVKRGGASCNGPMPTNGACDEDWSVGPIPDGHVFVMGDNRSRSADSSQKMCRSDETECVPGDEFVPVDLVVGKVFVLLWPADRFRWNTRPDTFEDVPAPSS, from the coding sequence ATGACCGGCGGCGCCCGCCCGGAGGCCGGACCGAAGGCCGGCCGCGGCAAGCGCAAGCAGCTCCCGCTGTGGCAGGAGACGATCCTCCTGCTCGGCGTCGCGCTGGTGCTCGCGATCGTCATCAAGACGTTCTTCGTCCAGGCCTTCTACATCCCCTCGGAGTCGATGGAGCCGGGACTGATCCTCAACGACCGGATCCTGATCCAGAAGGTCTCCTACTGGGGCGACGGCGAGCCCGAGCGCGGCGACGTCGTGGTGTTCAAGGACCCCGGTGGCTGGCTGCCGCCGGTCGACTCGGCCGGTCCCACCAACCCGGTCGCGAAGGCGATGGCGAAGGTCGGCCTCTACCCGACCGGCGGCCACCTCGTGAAGCGCGTCATCGGCGTCGCCGGCGACACCATCGAGTGCTGCGACGACAAGGGCCGCCTCATCGTCAACGGCACGCCGCTCGACGAGTCGGCCTACGTCAAGCGCGGCGGCGCGAGCTGCAACGGCCCGATGCCGACCAACGGCGCCTGCGACGAGGACTGGTCGGTCGGCCCGATCCCCGACGGCCACGTCTTCGTGATGGGCGACAACCGGTCCCGCTCGGCCGACAGCTCGCAGAAGATGTGCCGCAGCGACGAGACCGAGTGCGTGCCGGGCGACGAGTTCGTCCCGGTCGACCTCGTCGTCGGCAAGGTCTTCGTGCTGTTGTGGCCGGCCGACCGCTTCCGCTGGAACACCCGTCCCGACACGTTCGAGGACGTGCCGGCACCGTCCTCGTGA
- the rplS gene encoding 50S ribosomal protein L19, translating into MTNVIAELGTAIKRDDVPDFRAGDTVKVHVKVIEGSRSRVQVFQGVVIRVHGSGIGRTFTVRKVSFGVGVERTFPVNSPIFEKLEVVTRGDVRRAKLYYLRNLRGKAAKIKERREA; encoded by the coding sequence ATGACCAACGTCATCGCCGAACTCGGCACCGCCATCAAGCGTGACGACGTCCCGGACTTCCGCGCCGGCGACACCGTCAAGGTCCACGTCAAGGTCATCGAGGGCAGCCGCTCGCGTGTCCAGGTCTTCCAGGGCGTCGTGATCCGCGTCCACGGCTCGGGCATCGGCCGCACCTTCACCGTGCGCAAGGTCTCCTTCGGCGTCGGCGTCGAGCGCACCTTCCCGGTCAACTCCCCGATCTTCGAGAAGCTCGAGGTCGTCACCCGCGGTGACGTGCGTCGCGCCAAGCTCTACTACCTGCGCAACCTGCGCGGCAAGGCCGCCAAGATCAAGGAGCGCCGCGAGGCGTGA
- the trmD gene encoding tRNA (guanosine(37)-N1)-methyltransferase TrmD — protein sequence MRIDVVTIFPDYLAPLGLSLPGKAQDRGLLDVAVHDLRQWTTDRHRTVDDTPYGGGAGMVMKPEPWGRALDAVAAGATIVFTTPSGEPFTQALAHELSGHEHLVFACGRYEGIDQRVIEHAATVGTVREVSLGDYVLNGGEVAALAITEAVVRLLPGFMGNAESLVEESHADGLLEYPVYTKPASWQGREVPEVLLSGDHARIEAWRREQAVHRTAERRPDLLRADALVGALGELDVRPAVPADAGELYTLQRACWLQELEANPGVEIPALRESLDDVRRGLGEWTVMVAREPSSGRLVGAVRGRLDSHGEWDIGRIMVAPDLQGRGLGRALLELVEGLAPPDATTYVLFTGAGSTDNLRMYKKAGFRLRADRPSPPGAVVLTKQVRRRISR from the coding sequence GTGAGGATCGACGTCGTCACGATCTTCCCCGACTACCTCGCCCCGCTCGGGCTGAGCCTGCCGGGCAAGGCCCAGGACCGCGGCCTGCTCGACGTCGCGGTCCACGACCTGCGGCAGTGGACCACCGACCGGCACCGCACCGTCGACGACACCCCCTACGGCGGCGGCGCCGGGATGGTCATGAAGCCGGAGCCGTGGGGACGGGCGCTGGACGCCGTGGCGGCGGGGGCGACGATCGTCTTCACGACGCCCAGCGGCGAGCCGTTCACCCAGGCGCTGGCCCACGAGCTGAGCGGGCACGAGCACCTGGTCTTCGCGTGCGGACGCTACGAGGGCATCGACCAGCGGGTCATCGAGCACGCCGCGACCGTGGGCACGGTGCGCGAAGTCTCCCTCGGGGACTACGTCCTCAACGGGGGAGAGGTGGCCGCGCTGGCCATCACCGAGGCGGTCGTGCGGCTGCTGCCAGGCTTCATGGGCAACGCCGAGTCGCTCGTCGAGGAGTCGCACGCCGACGGGCTCCTGGAGTACCCCGTCTACACCAAGCCCGCGTCCTGGCAGGGACGCGAGGTCCCGGAGGTGCTGCTCTCGGGCGACCACGCCCGGATCGAGGCGTGGCGCCGCGAGCAGGCCGTCCACCGCACCGCCGAGCGTCGGCCCGACCTGCTGCGGGCCGACGCGCTCGTCGGCGCGCTGGGCGAGCTCGACGTACGCCCGGCCGTGCCCGCTGACGCCGGCGAGCTCTACACGCTCCAGCGGGCCTGCTGGCTCCAGGAGCTCGAGGCCAACCCCGGGGTCGAGATCCCGGCGCTGCGCGAGTCGCTCGACGACGTACGCCGCGGGCTGGGGGAGTGGACCGTCATGGTGGCCCGCGAGCCCTCCTCGGGCCGCCTGGTGGGCGCCGTGCGGGGTCGCCTCGACTCCCACGGCGAGTGGGACATCGGCCGGATCATGGTCGCCCCCGACCTGCAGGGCCGCGGGCTGGGCCGCGCGCTCCTCGAGCTCGTCGAGGGGCTCGCGCCGCCCGACGCGACGACCTACGTGCTGTTCACGGGGGCGGGCTCGACCGACAACCTCCGGATGTACAAGAAGGCCGGCTTCCGGCTGCGTGCGGATCGTCCCTCCCCGCCGGGAGCCGTGGTGCTGACCAAGCAGGTCCGGCGCCGGATTTCACGCTGA
- the rimM gene encoding ribosome maturation factor RimM (Essential for efficient processing of 16S rRNA) — translation MNEDNAGDVEVVVGRIGKPHGIRGEVTLDVRTDEPDRRFAPGATLRAEAPAGADRRPGSLTVARARWHQSTLLVTFEELADRNAAEAVRGTVLHATIGRDETPEDPDEFYDHQLVGLDVVDVDGSPLGTVTALVRGSAQDLLTVRTPAGRDTLVPFVSALVPEVDLAAGRVVVADRPGLVSPFPDEVPDEVPDEVTDGDES, via the coding sequence GTGAACGAGGACAACGCTGGCGATGTCGAGGTCGTGGTCGGGCGCATCGGCAAGCCCCACGGGATCCGCGGCGAGGTCACCCTCGACGTACGCACCGACGAGCCCGACCGTCGCTTCGCCCCGGGGGCGACCCTGCGCGCGGAGGCCCCGGCCGGTGCCGACCGGCGCCCCGGCAGCCTGACCGTCGCCCGCGCCCGCTGGCACCAGAGCACCCTCCTCGTGACCTTTGAGGAGCTCGCCGACCGCAACGCCGCCGAGGCCGTGCGGGGCACGGTCCTCCACGCCACCATCGGCCGCGACGAGACCCCCGAGGACCCCGACGAGTTCTACGACCACCAGCTCGTGGGACTCGACGTGGTCGACGTCGACGGGAGCCCGCTCGGCACCGTCACGGCGCTCGTGCGCGGCTCCGCCCAGGACCTGCTGACGGTCCGCACGCCCGCCGGCCGCGACACGCTCGTGCCGTTCGTGTCCGCGCTGGTGCCCGAGGTCGACCTCGCTGCCGGCCGGGTCGTCGTCGCCGACCGCCCCGGTCTGGTCTCACCGTTCCCCGACGAGGTCCCCGACGAGGTCCCCGACGAGGTCACCGACGGGGACGAGTCGTGA
- a CDS encoding RNA-binding protein yields the protein MLAEALEHLVRGIVDHPDDVVVRDKQLRRGSILEVRVHPDDLGKVIGRNGRTATAFRTVVSALAGRGGARVDFVDTDRRR from the coding sequence GTGCTCGCCGAGGCGCTCGAGCACCTGGTGCGGGGCATCGTCGACCACCCCGACGATGTCGTCGTCCGCGACAAGCAGCTGCGTCGCGGCTCCATCCTCGAGGTCCGGGTCCACCCCGACGACCTCGGCAAGGTGATCGGCCGCAACGGCCGCACCGCGACCGCCTTCCGCACCGTCGTCTCGGCCCTCGCGGGTCGGGGCGGCGCGCGGGTCGACTTCGTCGACACCGACCGGCGCCGCTGA
- the rpsP gene encoding 30S ribosomal protein S16 produces the protein MAVKIRLKRLGKIRVPQYRIVVVDSRKKRDGKVLEEIGKYHPKEDPSYIDVVSDRAQYWLGVGAQPSEAVEAILKITGDWQKFKGQPGTEGTLRVKEPKRSKLDIFNEALKEVSAESKGGAVTSKKKAEKADDKADAKSDAKSDAKSDKAEAPAEVPASETPEGAADANADLENVSAADKQA, from the coding sequence GTGGCCGTCAAGATTCGCTTGAAGCGCCTGGGCAAGATCCGGGTGCCGCAGTACCGCATCGTCGTCGTCGACTCGCGCAAGAAGCGCGACGGCAAGGTCCTCGAGGAGATCGGCAAGTACCACCCGAAGGAGGACCCGTCCTACATCGACGTCGTCTCCGACCGGGCGCAGTACTGGCTCGGCGTGGGCGCACAGCCCTCCGAGGCCGTCGAGGCGATCCTGAAGATCACCGGTGACTGGCAGAAGTTCAAGGGTCAGCCGGGCACCGAGGGGACCCTCCGGGTCAAGGAGCCCAAGCGTTCCAAGCTCGACATCTTCAACGAGGCCCTCAAGGAGGTCTCCGCCGAGTCCAAGGGCGGCGCGGTGACCTCGAAGAAGAAGGCCGAGAAGGCTGACGACAAGGCTGACGCCAAGTCCGACGCCAAGTCCGACGCCAAGTCCGACAAGGCCGAGGCGCCCGCCGAGGTGCCGGCCTCCGAGACGCCCGAGGGCGCTGCGGACGCCAACGCCGACCTCGAGAACGTCTCGGCCGCGGACAAGCAGGCCTGA
- a CDS encoding GNAT family protein, translating to MSTLVDLFPPLGLHVVAGPLELRGLTDELILEVCDLAEAGIHDPEEMPFYFPWTAAPPGRLARNTAAYHWGKRATFSPDDFCLDLAVLLDGRVIGCQGVAAKHFPVTRTGETGSWLGREHQGRGLGTAMRQAMCALLFDHLGFEEITSAAFLDNPASLGVSRKVGYRPTAVSRIKRREGELALNQGLVLTPETFVRGAEPIRVTGADAVRAFIGLDD from the coding sequence GTGAGCACCCTCGTCGACCTCTTCCCGCCCCTCGGCCTCCACGTGGTGGCCGGCCCGCTCGAGCTGCGCGGACTCACCGACGAGCTGATCCTCGAGGTGTGCGACCTCGCCGAGGCCGGCATCCACGACCCCGAGGAGATGCCGTTCTACTTCCCGTGGACGGCCGCCCCTCCGGGCCGGCTGGCCCGCAACACCGCCGCCTACCACTGGGGCAAGCGGGCGACGTTCTCCCCGGACGACTTCTGCCTCGACCTCGCCGTGCTGCTCGACGGCCGGGTGATCGGCTGCCAGGGCGTCGCCGCGAAGCACTTCCCGGTGACCCGGACCGGTGAGACCGGCTCGTGGCTGGGGCGCGAGCACCAGGGTCGCGGCCTGGGCACCGCCATGCGGCAGGCGATGTGCGCCCTGCTCTTCGACCACCTCGGGTTCGAGGAGATCACCTCCGCGGCGTTCCTCGACAACCCCGCCTCGCTGGGCGTCTCGCGCAAGGTCGGCTACCGGCCCACCGCGGTGAGCCGGATCAAGCGCCGCGAGGGCGAGCTCGCGCTCAACCAGGGACTGGTGCTGACGCCCGAGACATTCGTCCGGGGCGCCGAGCCGATCCGCGTCACCGGCGCCGACGCAGTGCGTGCCTTCATCGGTCTGGACGACTAG
- a CDS encoding VanW family protein has translation MTSAHAGHLQPPEPLDLPARLTAPPRLTQRHPWLLPAAMAVHRARRRTHWVRDAWSGRVVWARTRDAVDLPVRLEQHGSLLLRELDPDQMHLQHNKVTNLRLAAERMDGTLIRPGESVSFNRVVGNCTRRKGYVDGMRLSNGAAEAGVGGGICQLANLVHWMVLHSPLTVVERSEHSFDPFPDRGRVLPWGVGCSIVYNYVDLVVRNDTAYTFQLRTWVGERFLHGQLRADERPDHSYRVEARHEQFLRRDGDVFRRNQIWRRVIDRRTGEQVGEELVKRNCALVVYEPGPDVQVIDLD, from the coding sequence ATGACCAGCGCGCACGCCGGGCACCTGCAGCCGCCCGAGCCGCTCGACCTCCCCGCGCGGTTGACCGCTCCCCCACGCCTGACGCAGCGTCACCCGTGGCTGCTTCCCGCCGCGATGGCGGTGCACCGCGCCCGCCGGCGTACGCACTGGGTGCGGGACGCGTGGTCGGGCCGGGTCGTGTGGGCGCGCACGCGCGACGCGGTCGACCTGCCGGTGCGGCTCGAGCAGCACGGGTCGCTGCTGCTGCGCGAGCTCGACCCCGACCAGATGCACCTGCAGCACAACAAGGTGACCAACCTCCGGCTCGCGGCCGAGCGGATGGACGGGACGCTCATCCGACCCGGCGAGAGCGTGTCGTTCAACCGCGTCGTGGGCAACTGCACCCGCCGCAAGGGGTACGTCGACGGGATGCGGCTGTCGAACGGCGCGGCCGAGGCAGGCGTCGGTGGCGGGATCTGCCAGCTGGCCAACCTCGTGCACTGGATGGTGCTGCACTCGCCGCTGACCGTCGTGGAGCGCTCGGAGCACTCCTTCGACCCGTTCCCCGACCGCGGGCGGGTGCTGCCGTGGGGCGTGGGGTGCTCGATCGTCTACAACTACGTCGACCTCGTGGTGCGCAACGACACGGCGTACACCTTCCAGCTCCGGACGTGGGTCGGCGAGCGCTTCCTGCACGGCCAGCTGCGCGCCGACGAGCGCCCGGACCACTCCTACCGGGTCGAGGCCCGGCACGAGCAGTTCCTGCGCCGCGACGGCGACGTGTTCCGCCGCAACCAGATCTGGCGCCGGGTCATCGACCGCCGCACCGGCGAGCAGGTCGGCGAGGAGCTGGTCAAGCGCAACTGCGCGCTCGTGGTCTACGAGCCCGGCCCGGACGTGCAGGTCATCGACCTGGACTGA
- a CDS encoding amidohydrolase family protein produces the protein MPSHRAEPAQRFRGPVLPDGEPTDLYVVDGRITFEPQAGADTVAEGWIVPGLVDAHCHLGLDDFGATDDEATEQQAIADRDAGALLIRDAGSASDTRWIHDRDDLPRLIRCGRHIAATRRYIRGYAHEVEPAELATYAAQEARNGDGWIKLVGDWISREEGDLAPSFPAEAFADAIAAAHAEGAKVTAHCFGHGVLPGLIEAGIDCIEHGTGLTEDLIDAMVEHGTRLVPTVMQLDKFPQHAAAGQERFPAYAATMTDLYARMPATIMAAWEAGVPIYAGSDGGGISRHGNIAGEVEALVRIGMPAHDALGAASWSAREWLGVDGLVEGASADFVVYDRNPVEDLSVLRTPTAVVLRGALVSPGR, from the coding sequence ATGCCATCCCATCGAGCCGAGCCTGCGCAGCGCTTCCGCGGCCCCGTCCTCCCCGACGGCGAGCCGACCGACCTCTACGTCGTGGACGGACGGATCACGTTCGAGCCGCAGGCCGGTGCCGACACGGTCGCCGAGGGCTGGATCGTGCCGGGCCTGGTCGACGCCCACTGCCACCTCGGGCTCGACGACTTCGGTGCCACCGACGACGAGGCCACCGAGCAGCAGGCGATCGCCGACCGCGACGCCGGGGCGCTGCTCATCCGCGACGCCGGCTCGGCCTCCGACACCCGCTGGATCCACGACCGCGACGACCTGCCCCGCCTGATCCGGTGCGGGCGCCACATCGCGGCGACCCGGCGCTACATCCGCGGCTACGCCCACGAGGTCGAGCCCGCCGAGCTGGCGACCTACGCCGCCCAGGAGGCCCGCAACGGCGACGGCTGGATCAAGCTCGTCGGCGACTGGATCTCCCGCGAGGAGGGCGACCTGGCGCCGTCGTTCCCCGCGGAGGCCTTCGCCGACGCGATCGCCGCCGCGCACGCCGAGGGCGCCAAGGTGACCGCCCACTGCTTCGGCCACGGCGTCCTGCCCGGCCTGATCGAGGCGGGGATCGACTGCATCGAGCACGGCACCGGGCTCACCGAGGACCTGATCGACGCGATGGTCGAGCACGGCACCCGGCTGGTGCCGACCGTCATGCAGCTCGACAAGTTCCCCCAGCACGCGGCGGCCGGGCAGGAGAGGTTCCCCGCCTACGCCGCGACGATGACCGACCTCTACGCCCGGATGCCCGCGACGATCATGGCGGCCTGGGAGGCGGGCGTGCCGATCTACGCCGGCTCCGACGGCGGTGGCATCAGCCGCCACGGCAACATCGCCGGCGAGGTCGAGGCCCTCGTGCGCATCGGGATGCCCGCCCACGACGCGCTGGGTGCGGCGAGCTGGAGCGCCCGGGAGTGGCTCGGGGTCGACGGCCTCGTCGAGGGCGCGTCGGCCGACTTCGTCGTCTACGACCGCAACCCGGTCGAGGACCTGTCGGTGCTCCGCACCCCGACCGCGGTCGTGCTCCGCGGCGCGCTGGTCAGTCCAGGTCGATGA
- the ffh gene encoding signal recognition particle protein encodes MFATLSDRLADTFKNLRGKGRLSEADIDATAREIRIALLEADVALPVVKEFVGAVKERARSEEVSGALNPAQQIIKIVHEELVTILGGETRRLRYAKSGPTVIMLAGLQGAGKTTLAAKLALWLKEQGKTPMLVAADLQRPNAVQQLQVNGERVGVPVFAPEPGNGTGDPVDVARASLEEARRKVHDVVIIDTAGRLGVDETLMRQAADIRDAVQPDEVLFVVDAMIGQDAVTTAQAFLDGVGYDGVVLTKLDGDARGGAALSIRSITGKPVMFASSGEKMTDFDLFHPDRMASRILDMGDMLTLIEQAEKAFDSEQSLKAAEKLATKGGFTLEDFLQQMMQIRKLGSMTKIMGMLPGMGQFRDQLENFDEREIDRIQAIIQSMTPAERDNPKIIDGSRRARIAAGSGRQVSDVNQLVDRFFEARKMMEQMARGGGVPGMPGMPGMPGLGGGKRAGARQAQAKGKKGKKRVSGNPAKAAQQKAQQKAAAADKGANPFGNPDGADIDYEKAAEQLNLPKDFSQFLK; translated from the coding sequence GTGTTCGCCACACTCTCCGACCGCCTTGCCGACACCTTCAAGAACCTGCGGGGCAAGGGTCGGCTCTCCGAGGCCGACATCGACGCCACCGCGCGCGAGATCCGCATCGCGCTGCTCGAGGCCGACGTCGCCCTGCCGGTCGTCAAGGAGTTCGTCGGCGCGGTCAAGGAGCGCGCCCGCTCTGAGGAGGTCAGCGGCGCGCTCAACCCGGCCCAGCAGATCATCAAGATCGTCCACGAGGAGCTCGTCACGATCCTCGGCGGCGAGACCCGCCGCCTGCGCTACGCCAAGAGCGGGCCGACCGTCATCATGCTCGCCGGCCTCCAGGGCGCCGGCAAGACCACGCTGGCGGCCAAGCTCGCCCTGTGGCTGAAGGAGCAGGGCAAGACGCCCATGCTCGTCGCGGCCGACCTGCAGCGGCCCAACGCGGTCCAGCAGCTCCAGGTCAACGGCGAGCGGGTCGGCGTGCCCGTCTTCGCCCCCGAGCCCGGCAACGGCACCGGCGACCCGGTCGACGTCGCCCGCGCCTCCCTCGAGGAGGCCCGGCGCAAGGTGCACGACGTCGTCATCATCGACACGGCCGGCCGCCTCGGTGTCGACGAGACCCTCATGCGGCAGGCCGCCGACATCCGCGACGCCGTGCAGCCCGACGAGGTGCTGTTCGTGGTCGACGCGATGATCGGCCAGGACGCCGTGACCACCGCGCAGGCCTTCCTCGACGGCGTCGGCTACGACGGCGTGGTGCTCACCAAGCTCGACGGCGACGCCCGCGGTGGTGCGGCCCTCTCGATCCGCTCGATCACCGGCAAGCCGGTCATGTTCGCCTCCAGCGGCGAGAAGATGACCGACTTCGACCTCTTCCACCCCGACCGGATGGCCTCGCGCATCCTCGACATGGGCGACATGCTCACCCTGATCGAGCAGGCCGAGAAGGCCTTCGACTCCGAGCAGTCGCTCAAGGCGGCCGAGAAGCTCGCCACCAAGGGCGGCTTCACGCTGGAGGACTTCCTCCAGCAGATGATGCAGATCCGCAAGCTCGGCTCGATGACCAAGATCATGGGGATGCTCCCCGGCATGGGGCAGTTCCGCGACCAGCTCGAGAACTTCGACGAGCGCGAGATCGACCGCATCCAGGCGATCATCCAGTCGATGACGCCCGCCGAGCGCGACAACCCCAAGATCATCGACGGCTCGCGCCGCGCCCGCATCGCCGCCGGCTCCGGGCGCCAGGTCTCCGACGTCAACCAGCTCGTCGACCGCTTCTTCGAGGCGCGCAAGATGATGGAGCAGATGGCCCGCGGGGGCGGCGTGCCCGGGATGCCCGGGATGCCCGGCATGCCGGGGCTGGGCGGGGGCAAGCGCGCGGGTGCGCGGCAGGCCCAGGCGAAGGGCAAGAAGGGCAAGAAGCGGGTCTCGGGCAACCCCGCCAAGGCCGCCCAGCAGAAGGCCCAGCAGAAGGCCGCCGCGGCCGACAAGGGCGCCAACCCCTTCGGCAACCCCGACGGCGCCGACATCGACTACGAGAAGGCGGCCGAGCAGCTCAACCTCCCCAAGGACTTCTCGCAGTTCCTCAAGTGA
- a CDS encoding [protein-PII] uridylyltransferase — MSAADRRTRTTSADELCREAYAASAGPATGVALVAVGGYGRGELAPHSDLDIVLVHDDGVDLGDLGTALWYPLWDSGRRLDHAVRSMGEVLEAACDLRVALGLLDVRHLAGDPGLSLRLRTTMLADWRRRARIRLPELKAMTLRRHGVTGELAHVSVPDVKEAEGGLRDAGVLRAIEATWLVDASTPALEAARQMLLDVRDEVQDLAGRPSDRIAPEAWGPLADRLGLDDAEAAQRHVRSLGRRIAHLSRLAWRRADAVTARPTGERSRRTPALERIAPGIALSRGEVVLDAGTRPADDPTLLLRAAAEAASRDAVLAPTTAARLVREGVVLPVPWPAAARDALVRLLASGPGLLPVWETLDEVEGIDTFLPEWEQIRLLPHASAIHRFTVDRHVVETCAEAATLIRTVRRPDLLLVAALLHDIGKGSLHDHSVAGEPLARKVVARMGFTDLDAEVVASLVRWHLLLADLATTRDPDDPATTAELLAHVPDAASLELLRALTEADARAASPAAWTTWRASLVDRLVSRARHALGAQVADVAAPGTVPVPDVVRRDPSAVSVEVAPHEVGATVTVIAADRVGLLADVAGGLAALRAPVHAARAWGQVDADGEWGISAWEVPDAYLDPAVVRERIRRVVEGTERLPDLPARPDGELPPIVEVRPDASRASLVLEIRTSDRPGVVHRVLTTLARLGLTVASAHVSTLGPQAVDVFYVQELGGVRPTDERAAAAAHAVRTALGG; from the coding sequence ATGAGCGCAGCAGACCGACGCACCAGGACCACCTCCGCCGACGAGCTCTGCCGGGAGGCGTACGCCGCCTCGGCAGGGCCCGCCACGGGGGTGGCCCTGGTCGCGGTCGGGGGCTACGGGCGGGGCGAGCTGGCCCCCCACTCCGACCTCGACATCGTCCTCGTCCACGACGACGGGGTCGACCTGGGCGACCTCGGCACGGCCCTGTGGTACCCGCTGTGGGACTCCGGGAGGCGCCTGGACCACGCGGTCCGGTCGATGGGCGAGGTCCTCGAGGCCGCGTGCGACCTGCGGGTCGCGCTCGGGCTGCTCGACGTCCGGCACCTCGCCGGCGACCCGGGCCTGAGCCTGCGGCTGCGCACGACGATGCTCGCCGACTGGCGGCGCCGGGCCCGGATCCGGCTGCCGGAGCTGAAGGCGATGACGCTCAGGCGGCACGGCGTCACCGGCGAGCTCGCCCACGTCTCGGTCCCCGACGTCAAGGAGGCGGAGGGCGGCCTGCGCGACGCCGGCGTGCTGCGCGCGATCGAGGCCACCTGGCTGGTCGACGCGTCGACCCCGGCGCTGGAGGCGGCGCGGCAGATGCTCCTCGACGTCCGCGACGAGGTGCAGGACCTGGCCGGGCGCCCCAGCGACCGCATCGCCCCCGAGGCGTGGGGCCCGCTCGCGGACCGGCTCGGTCTCGACGACGCCGAGGCCGCCCAGCGCCACGTCCGCTCGCTCGGCCGGCGCATCGCGCACCTGTCCCGCCTGGCGTGGCGCCGCGCCGACGCCGTGACGGCGCGCCCGACGGGGGAGCGCAGCCGTCGGACGCCCGCGCTGGAGCGCATCGCGCCCGGCATCGCGCTCTCGCGCGGCGAGGTCGTCCTCGACGCGGGCACCCGTCCCGCCGACGACCCCACCCTCCTGCTGCGCGCGGCGGCGGAGGCAGCGAGCCGCGACGCCGTGCTCGCGCCCACCACCGCCGCCCGGCTGGTGCGGGAGGGGGTCGTCCTCCCGGTGCCGTGGCCGGCCGCGGCCCGTGACGCCCTGGTCCGCCTGCTGGCGAGCGGGCCGGGCCTGCTGCCGGTGTGGGAGACCCTCGACGAGGTCGAGGGCATCGACACGTTCCTCCCCGAGTGGGAGCAGATCCGGCTGCTGCCGCACGCCTCGGCCATCCACCGCTTCACCGTCGACCGACACGTCGTGGAGACGTGTGCGGAGGCGGCAACGCTGATCCGCACCGTCCGGCGTCCCGACCTGCTGCTGGTGGCGGCGCTCCTGCACGACATCGGCAAGGGCTCGCTGCACGACCACTCCGTCGCCGGCGAGCCGCTGGCGCGCAAGGTCGTGGCCCGCATGGGCTTCACCGACCTCGACGCCGAGGTGGTCGCCTCGCTGGTGCGCTGGCACCTGCTGCTGGCCGACCTCGCGACCACCCGCGACCCCGACGACCCGGCCACCACCGCCGAGCTGCTCGCCCACGTCCCCGACGCGGCGAGCCTCGAGCTGCTGCGCGCCCTCACCGAGGCCGACGCCCGCGCCGCCTCCCCGGCCGCGTGGACGACGTGGCGCGCCTCGCTGGTCGACCGACTGGTCTCGCGGGCCCGGCACGCGCTGGGCGCGCAGGTCGCCGACGTCGCCGCCCCCGGGACGGTGCCGGTGCCCGACGTCGTACGACGTGACCCGAGCGCCGTGTCGGTGGAGGTCGCCCCGCACGAGGTCGGCGCCACCGTCACCGTGATCGCCGCCGACCGGGTCGGCCTGCTCGCCGACGTGGCCGGGGGGCTCGCGGCGCTGCGCGCGCCCGTGCACGCGGCCCGCGCCTGGGGACAGGTCGACGCCGACGGCGAGTGGGGCATCAGCGCGTGGGAGGTCCCCGACGCCTACCTCGACCCCGCCGTCGTCCGCGAGCGGATCCGTCGGGTCGTCGAGGGCACCGAGCGGCTGCCCGACCTGCCGGCCCGCCCCGACGGCGAGCTGCCGCCCATCGTGGAGGTGCGCCCCGACGCCTCACGCGCGTCGCTGGTGCTGGAGATCCGCACGTCCGACCGGCCCGGGGTCGTCCACCGCGTCCTCACCACCCTCGCCCGGCTCGGGCTGACAGTGGCCTCGGCCCACGTCTCGACCCTGGGTCCGCAGGCCGTCGACGTGTTCTACGTGCAGGAGCTCGGCGGGGTGCGCCCGACCGACGAGCGTGCGGCCGCGGCGGCACACGCGGTGCGCACCGCGCTCGGCGGCTGA
- a CDS encoding P-II family nitrogen regulator, protein MKLVTAVIKPHKWEDVREALETFGVAGMTVSEVSGYGRQKGHTEVYRGAEYDIALVPKIRIEIVVDDADADDVVGIVVKTAQTGRIGDGKVWVSPVESVVRVRTGEQDASAL, encoded by the coding sequence ATGAAGCTCGTGACCGCGGTGATCAAGCCGCACAAGTGGGAGGACGTCCGCGAGGCCCTCGAGACCTTCGGGGTCGCCGGGATGACGGTGTCCGAGGTCAGCGGCTACGGCCGCCAGAAGGGCCACACCGAGGTCTACCGGGGCGCGGAGTACGACATCGCGCTCGTGCCCAAGATCCGCATCGAGATCGTGGTCGACGACGCCGACGCCGATGACGTCGTCGGGATCGTCGTCAAGACCGCGCAGACCGGCAGGATCGGCGACGGCAAGGTCTGGGTGAGCCCGGTCGAGAGCGTCGTCCGCGTCCGGACCGGCGAGCAGGACGCGTCCGCTCTCTGA